A genomic region of Oscillatoria sp. FACHB-1406 contains the following coding sequences:
- a CDS encoding RNA-guided endonuclease TnpB family protein, which produces MLILKAQLKGKTEQYDLIDEAIRTALFVRNKALRLWMDVKGSDKYDLNKYCAVLAKEFEFAKKLNSQARQASAERAWSAISRFFENCQKKVPGKKGFPRFKKRGHSVEYKTSGWKLSDDRKSLTLTDGFKIGRLKLIGSRDLSFYQIERIKRIRLVKRADGYYAQFCVDVERTEEIEPSKTTIGLDVGLNHFYTDSNGEVVENPKYLRKSERQLKKLQRQVSKRKKGSANRKKAIKRLAKKHLQVSRQRKDFAVKTARCVVRSNDLIAYEDLQVRNMVKNHKLAKSINDASWSMFRQWVEYFGKVFGKVTVAVPPQYTSQNCSNCGKQVVKTLSQRTHCCGHCGTVLDRDHNAALNILARGINRVGHTQINAWGEFDLCQVDVSLFSKLSR; this is translated from the coding sequence ATGCTAATACTCAAAGCCCAGCTAAAAGGAAAGACAGAGCAGTACGACCTCATAGACGAGGCGATTCGTACTGCTTTGTTTGTCCGCAATAAGGCTTTGAGGCTATGGATGGATGTAAAAGGGAGCGATAAATACGACCTCAACAAATACTGCGCTGTACTTGCAAAAGAGTTTGAGTTTGCTAAAAAGTTAAATTCTCAAGCAAGACAAGCCAGTGCAGAAAGAGCGTGGTCTGCCATTAGTCGATTCTTTGAGAATTGCCAGAAGAAAGTACCCGGTAAAAAGGGCTTTCCGAGATTCAAAAAGCGCGGTCACTCTGTCGAATATAAAACTTCAGGATGGAAGCTTAGCGACGATCGGAAATCCCTAACTTTGACCGATGGCTTCAAGATTGGCAGGCTCAAATTAATCGGTTCGCGCGATTTAAGCTTCTACCAGATCGAGCGGATTAAGCGTATCAGACTCGTAAAACGGGCTGATGGTTACTATGCTCAGTTCTGCGTCGATGTTGAGCGAACAGAAGAGATTGAACCCTCGAAAACCACTATCGGGCTAGATGTTGGACTCAATCATTTCTATACCGATAGCAATGGTGAAGTTGTCGAGAATCCTAAATACCTTAGAAAATCGGAACGTCAACTCAAAAAGTTACAACGCCAGGTTTCTAAGCGGAAGAAAGGATCGGCTAACCGCAAAAAAGCAATTAAGCGCTTAGCCAAGAAGCACTTGCAAGTAAGCAGGCAGCGTAAAGACTTTGCCGTTAAGACGGCAAGGTGCGTAGTTCGGTCTAACGACCTGATTGCCTACGAGGATTTGCAAGTGCGGAACATGGTAAAGAATCATAAATTAGCTAAGTCTATCAACGATGCGAGTTGGTCAATGTTCCGGCAATGGGTTGAGTATTTTGGTAAGGTATTTGGCAAAGTTACTGTTGCAGTACCTCCCCAATATACAAGTCAGAATTGTTCAAACTGCGGTAAGCAAGTTGTTAAAACATTGAGTCAACGTACTCATTGCTGCGGGCATTGTGGCACTGTACTAGACCGCGACCACAATGCGGCATTGAATATCTTAGCTAGAGGCATAAATAGGGTAGGGCATACCCAAATTAACGCCTGGGGAGAGTTCGACCTCTGCCAAGTAGATGTAAGTCTATTTAGTAAGTTGTCTCGCTGA
- a CDS encoding tetratricopeptide repeat protein gives MERAEKGDYPGAIRALNEELKENPSSGAAYLSRGLVRAMMGDDRGAISDYTESIRCDLGQPQAFYQRGKARLKLNDYQGAIADFERAIQLDANCAAAYYHRAQTYSRIGKTQQAISDGNVAINLFLESGDTDSYQKAVRYVDDLKDRVQFFR, from the coding sequence ATAGAACGGGCGGAAAAGGGAGATTATCCCGGCGCAATTCGCGCTTTAAACGAGGAATTGAAGGAAAATCCGAGTTCTGGGGCGGCTTACCTCAGTCGCGGTTTAGTCCGGGCAATGATGGGCGACGATCGCGGGGCAATCTCGGATTATACTGAATCGATTCGCTGCGATCTCGGTCAGCCCCAAGCTTTTTATCAACGCGGTAAAGCGCGTTTAAAACTCAATGATTATCAAGGCGCGATCGCAGATTTCGAGCGCGCGATTCAATTAGATGCCAACTGTGCCGCCGCTTACTACCACCGGGCGCAAACTTACAGCCGCATAGGGAAAACCCAACAAGCGATCTCTGACGGCAATGTGGCAATCAACCTATTCCTCGAAAGCGGCGATACCGACAGCTACCAAAAAGCGGTTCGCTACGTGGACGATCTCAAAGATCGCGTCCAGTTTTTTCGGTGA
- a CDS encoding DUF4145 domain-containing protein — MKCERAFSHRWYDNEENSYYTIQVFKILTCLTCRSVTVLLYTAGGIEEEDEQWAEANPNEPQFRYYGRSVLYAPARQLHGSIPRSISEVVKQAEAVLARSPRASFILCRAVLEEICNDFKIPTESTNNKGKSYFRKLHDRLSQLFEQEQMLEELQTIINGIKDLGNEGAHSDHLAFAKQMKAQDAENLLTLVNYVLERLYVDRYRQQEAAETLKELKSKIPLLEQ; from the coding sequence ATGAAATGTGAAAGAGCTTTTTCGCATCGCTGGTACGATAACGAAGAAAACTCGTATTACACAATTCAGGTCTTTAAAATTCTGACTTGTTTGACCTGTCGTTCTGTAACAGTGCTTCTTTACACTGCGGGAGGTATTGAAGAGGAAGATGAGCAGTGGGCGGAGGCGAACCCAAACGAGCCACAGTTCCGCTATTATGGGCGGTCTGTTTTATATGCTCCGGCAAGACAGTTACATGGTTCAATTCCTCGGTCTATTTCTGAGGTGGTTAAGCAGGCTGAAGCGGTTCTTGCAAGATCGCCACGAGCAAGCTTCATCTTGTGCAGAGCGGTGTTAGAAGAAATTTGCAATGACTTTAAAATACCTACTGAAAGCACAAACAATAAAGGCAAAAGCTATTTCAGAAAGCTACATGACAGGCTCTCCCAATTGTTTGAACAGGAGCAAATGTTAGAAGAATTACAAACAATCATCAATGGTATAAAGGATCTTGGTAATGAGGGCGCACATTCAGATCATCTTGCTTTTGCAAAACAAATGAAAGCACAAGATGCAGAAAATTTACTCACTTTAGTAAATTATGTTCTTGAGAGGTTATATGTTGATAGATATCGTCAGCAAGAAGCTGCGGAAACATTGAAAGAGTTAAAGAGTAAAATACCGTTATTGGAACAGTGA
- a CDS encoding PIN domain-containing protein gives MLLDTSGLLCLHFSTEPLHTQACIEYQKATMRLTHNYVIAEYVALANARRFPRASVLDFVVDLLSNPDIEVVWVDESIHRAAVELLTLRQDKTYSLCDAVSFVLMRQREVSEALTTDRHFEQEGFVRLLKLTS, from the coding sequence ATGCTCCTCGATACCTCTGGGTTACTCTGTCTACATTTCTCTACTGAGCCGCTGCATACTCAAGCTTGCATTGAGTATCAAAAAGCGACCATGCGGTTGACTCACAATTATGTTATTGCGGAGTATGTTGCCCTGGCTAATGCCCGACGATTTCCTCGTGCATCAGTTCTTGATTTTGTTGTCGATCTGCTAAGCAACCCGGATATTGAGGTTGTATGGGTTGATGAGTCAATCCACCGAGCCGCTGTTGAATTGCTAACCCTACGGCAAGACAAGACTTACTCACTCTGCGATGCGGTCAGTTTTGTTTTGATGCGTCAACGGGAAGTTTCTGAAGCATTGACTACCGATCGACATTTTGAGCAAGAAGGATTTGTGCGATTGTTAAAGCTAACCAGCTAA
- a CDS encoding CAAD domain-containing protein has protein sequence MQEPEIKTVEQSPVGIKTEPAGQIAYPASEPAWQEWAETVSEFTSQLPNYIARFFSDYKQPLLTLGLFIAGIITVKVTLALLDAINDIPLLAPGLELVGLGYTGWFVYRYLLKAADRQELVAEVNKLKTQVLGSDS, from the coding sequence ATGCAAGAGCCAGAAATCAAAACCGTAGAACAATCGCCCGTGGGGATTAAAACCGAACCCGCAGGTCAAATTGCCTACCCTGCAAGCGAGCCGGCTTGGCAAGAATGGGCTGAAACTGTCAGCGAATTTACGTCACAATTACCGAATTACATTGCGAGATTTTTCTCGGATTACAAACAACCGCTCTTAACACTGGGATTATTTATTGCAGGCATCATTACCGTTAAGGTAACGTTAGCCTTACTCGATGCCATTAACGATATTCCGCTCCTCGCTCCCGGCTTAGAATTAGTGGGCTTGGGTTATACGGGCTGGTTTGTCTACCGCTACCTGCTTAAAGCTGCGGATCGCCAAGAGTTAGTAGCAGAAGTCAATAAGCTGAAAACACAAGTGCTTGGCTCGGATTCTTAA